In Humulus lupulus chromosome 6, drHumLupu1.1, whole genome shotgun sequence, a single genomic region encodes these proteins:
- the LOC133784153 gene encoding glucosidase 2 subunit beta-like: MVLFLTLFSLTKKGSYAISLINLRQGYDGDGGEVWVWARGLPRLRCGLNGTSACPNGRFYCQNAGHAPKVLFSSRVNDGICDCCDGSDEYDDKGKCPNTFQTVGYLKDLSSSLEV, translated from the exons ATGGTTCTCTTTCTCACTTTGTTTTCTCTCACAAAGAAAGGATCCTATGCTATTAGTCTGATCAATTTACGGCAAGGCTACGATGGTGACGGGGGAGAGGTGTGGGTCTGGGCTCGTGGTCTTCCTCGTCTCAGATGCGGGCTCAATG GAACATCTGCTTGTCCAAATGGAAGATTCTATTGTCAAAATGCAGGGCATGCTCCTAAAGTGTTATTCTCTTCTAGAGTGAATGATGGTATATGCG ACTGCTGTGATGGGAGTGATGAGTATGATGATAAAGGGAAATGCCCTAATACATTTCAGACTGTTGGATACTTAAAGGACTTGTCCAGCAGCTTAGAGGTATGA